One genomic region from Syngnathus typhle isolate RoL2023-S1 ecotype Sweden linkage group LG17, RoL_Styp_1.0, whole genome shotgun sequence encodes:
- the kpnb1 gene encoding importin subunit beta-1, with protein sequence MELITILEKTISPDRNELEAAQKFLEQAAIENLPTFLVELSKVLANPGNTQVARVAAGLQVKNSLTSKDPDVKAQYQQRWLAVDANARCQIKNYVLQTLGTETYRPSSASQCVAGIACAEIPVHQWPELIPQLVANVTGPSSTEHMKESTLEAIGYICQDIDPEQLQENGNQILTAIIQGMRKEEPSNNVKLAATNALLNSLEFTKSNFDKETERHVIMQVVCEATQCPDTRVRVAALQNLVKIMSLYYQYMEAYMGPALFAITIEAMKSEIDEVALQGIEFWSNVCDEEMDLAIEASEASEQGRPPEHTSKFYAKGALQYLVPILTQTLIKQDENDDDDDWNPCKAAGVCLMLLSTCCEDDVVPHILPFIKEHIKHPDWRYRDASVMAFGSILEGPEPNQLKPLVIQAMPTLIELMKDPGVVVRDTTAWTVGRICELLPEAVINEVYLAPLLQCLIEGLGAEPRVANNVCWAFSSLAEAAYEATEAAEDQEEPSTYCLSPSFELIVQKLLETTDRPDGHQNNLRSAAYEALMEIVKNSAKDCYPAVQKTTLVIMERLQQVLQMESHIQSTSDRIQFNDLQSLLCATLQNVLRKVQHQDALQISDVVMASLLRMFQSTAGSGGVQQEALMAVSTLVEVLGAEFQKYMEAFKPFLTIGLKNYAEYQVCLATVGLVSDLCRSLSTNILIYCDEIMQLLLENLGNENVHRSVKPQILSVFGDIAMAIGGEFKKYLEIVLDTLQQASQAQVDKTDYDMVDYLNNLREGCLEAYTGIIQGLKGDQENVHPDVMLVQPRVEFILSFIHHIAEDDDHSDVVVANAAGLIGDLCTAFGKDVMKLVEARPLINDLLTEGRRSKTNRTKMLATWATKELRKLKSQA encoded by the exons ATGGAGCTCATCACAATCCTCGAGAAAACCATCTCTCCAG ATCGGAATGAACTGGAGGCGGCGCAGAAGTTTCTGGAGCAGGCGGCCATAGAGAACCTG CCGACCTTCCTGGTAGAGTTGTCCAAAGTGTTGGCCAACCCTGGCAACACTCAGGTGGCGCGTGTAGCGGCGGGCCTGCAAGTGAAGAACTCTCTGACCTCAAAAGATCCAGATGTCAAAGCTCAGTACCAGCAAAGATGGCTGGCCGTGGATGCAAATGCTCGCTGCCAGATTAAAAACTAC GTTCTGCAGACGTTGGGCACGGAGACATACCGTCCCAGCTCGGCGTCGCAGTGTGTAGCTGGCATTGCCTGCGCAGAGATTCCCGTTCACCAGTGGCCTGAGCTCATCCCCCAGCTGGTCGCCAACGTGACGGGCCCGTCCAGCACCGAGCACATGAAGGAGTCCACCCTGGAGGCCATTGGCTACATCTGCCAGGACATT GATCCCGAGCAGCTTCAGGAAAATGGCAACCAGATCCTGACAGCCATCATCCAGGGCATGAGGAAGGAGGAGCCCAGCAACAACGTCAAACTGGCTGCCACCAACGCGCTCCTCAACTCGCTGGAGTTCACCAAATCCAACTTTGACAAGGAG aCTGAGAGGCACGTCATCATGCAGGTGGTCTGCGAGGCCACGCAGTGTCCAGACACCCGA GTGCGGGTGGCGGCCCTTCAGAACTTGGTCAAGATCATGTCTTTGTACTACCAGTACATGGAGGCCTACATGGGCCCGGCTCTGTTTGCA ATCACCATCGAGGCCATGAAGAGCGAGATTGACGAGGTGGCGCTCCAGGGCATCGAGTTCTGGTCCAACGTTTGCGACGAGGAGATGGACCTTGCCATTGAGGCGTCTGAG GCGTCGGAGCAGGGTCGCCCTCCAGAACACACATCGAAGTTCTACGCCAAGGGAGCGCTGCAGTACCTGGTCCCAATCCTGACGCAAACCCTCATCAAGCAG GACGagaacgacgacgacgacgactggAACCCGTGCAAGGCAGCGGGTGTTTGCCTCATGCTGCTATCCACGTGCTGTGAGGACGACGTGGTGCCGCACATCTTGCCCTTCATCAAAGAGCACATCAAACACCCAGACTGGCGCTACCGCGACGCCTCCGTCATGGCCTTtggctccatcctggaaggacCTGAGCCCAACCAGCTCAAACCGCTGGTTATCCAG GCGATGCCGACGCTGATCGAGCTGATGAAGGACCCCGGCGTGGTTGTGAGGGACACCACGGCGTGGACAGTGGGTCGCATCTGCGAGCTGCTGCCCGAGGCGGTCATCAATGAAGTCTACCTTGCGCCGCTGCTGCAGTGCCTGATTGAGGGCCTGGGGGCCGAGCCACGGGTGGCCAACAACGTGTGCTGG GCCTTCTCGTCTCTGGCGGAGGCGGCGTACGAGGCCACGGAAGCAGCCGAGGACCAGGAGGAGCCCAGCACCTACTGCCTGTCACCCTCCTTTGAGCTCATCGTCCAGAAGCTGTTGGAGACCACCGACAG ACCCGACGGCCATCAGAACAACCTGCGCTCGGCTGCCTACGAGGCGCTGATGGAGATTGTGAAGAACAGTGCCAAAGACTGTTACCCCGCTGTTCAGAAGACCACCCTGGTCATCATGGAGCGGCTGCAGCAGGTCTTGCAGATGGAG TCGCACATTCAGAGCACCTCTGACAGAATCCAGTTCAACGACCTACAGTCGCTCTTGTGTGCCACGCTTCAG aACGTTTTGCGGAAGGTGCAGCATCAAGACGCCCTTCAGATCTCAGACGTGGTGATGGCCTCGCTGCTCCGGATGTTCCAGAGCACGGCTGGTTCCGGAGGTGTGCAGCAGGAGGCCCTCATGGCCGTGTCCACCTTGGTTGAAG TTCTGGGCGCAGAATTCCAGAAGTACATGGAGGCCTTTAAGCCATTCCTCACCATTGGCCTCAAGAATTACGCAGAGTACCAG gtgtgcctggCCACCGTGGGCTTGGTGAGCGACCTGTGCCGATCACTGTCGACCAATATCCTGATCTATTGCGACGAGATCATGCAGCTCCTTCTGGAGAACCTTGGG AACGAGAACGTCCATCGGTCGGTGAAGCCGCAGATTCTGTCTGTGTTTGGCGACATCGCCATGGCCATCGGGGGCGAGTTCAAGAAGTACCTGGAGATCGTGCTGGACACGCTGCAGCAGGCCTCGCAGGCCCAAGTGGACAAG ACAGACTACGACATGGTAGACTACTTGAACAATCTGCGCGAGGGCTGCCTGGAGGCGTACACGGGCATCATTCAGGGTCTGAAGGGCGACCAGGAGAACGTCCATC CGGACGTGATGCTGGTGCAGCCTCGCGTGGAGTTCATCCTGTCATTCATCCATCACATTGCCGAGGACGACGACCACTCCGACGTGGTCGTGGCCAATGCCGCCGGACTCATCGG CGACCTGTGCACGGCGTTTGGCAAAGATGTGATGAAGCTGGTGGAAGCTCGGCCGCTCATCAACGACCTGCTGACGGAAGGACGGCGTTCCAAAACCAACCGGACCAAAATGTTAGCCACCTGGGCCACCAAGGAACTGCGCAAGCTCAAGAGCCAGGCCTG A